From the Amia ocellicauda isolate fAmiCal2 chromosome 21, fAmiCal2.hap1, whole genome shotgun sequence genome, one window contains:
- the slc2a1c gene encoding solute carrier family 2, facilitated glucose transporter member 1 gives MGSKESPLTATLLTSIIAAVFGSLQIGYHTGNVNAPARIIEEFFNVTWRSRHNESMPDSSLTFLWSLSVSMKDFGALLGSLGVKGLADSFGRRNSILIVNGLSILGACLMFVSKISESFEVLILGRLVFGLFCGLAMSLNPLYIQEVSPTEFRGAFATLNQVSFAAGILLGMVVGLDTVLGTEHLWALMLSLSLVPALLQYVILSCCPESPRYLLINCGREAEAEAALRRLRGKTGEILKELKEMKDEASHTQAGVTIRELFLRRGYRQPIRIVLIVNLGSQLSGFNAIINYSTKMFSKSGFEEAKYLTLGVGAVNVLFTVVAFFLVERAGRRKLLMIGFLCLAMCNLLMTITDAILHIVPELRSLQVLVVFFLISAYEVGPGPISWFIGAELFDQSARPIAMAFTSMLNWGGKFVLALLFPPLLKLCGPYVYLLFMSVALFAFTFTLLRVPETKGRTFDDIAADFRESDAIPLHNKTGFNTFP, from the exons ATGGGTTCAAAGGAG AGCCCACTGACGGCCACGCTCCTGACCTCTATCATTGCAGCAGTTTTTGGGTCTCTTCAGATCGGCTACCATACAGGCAACGTGAATGCCCCTGCCCGA ATTATTGAAGAGTTCTTCAATGTGACTTGGAGGTCCCGCCACAATGAGTCAATGCCGGACTCCAGTCTCACATTCCTGTGGTCTCTCTCGGTCAGTATGAAAGACTTTGGCGCCTTGCTGGGCTCTCTGGGAGTCAAGGGACTGGCTGACTCCTTTGGTAG GCGAAATTCAATCCTGATAGTCAATGGGCTGTCCATACTGGGGGCTTGCCTGATGTTTGTGTCTAAGATCAGCGAGTCGTTTGAAGTGCTCATCTTGGGCCGTCTGGTGTTCGGGCTCTTTTGTGGCCTGGCTATGAGCCTCAACCCCCTCTACATCCAGGAGGTGTCCCCTACTGAGTTTCGGGGGGCATTTGCCACCCTCAACCAGGTCTCCTTCGCAGCTGGCATCTTGCTTGGCATG GTGGTGGGGCTGGACACAGTGTTGGGCACCGAGCACTTGTGGGCTCTCATGTTGTCCCTGTCCCTGGTCCCAGCTCTCCTGCAGTATGTAATTCTGTCCTGCTGTCCGGAGAGTCCCCGATACCTCCTGATCAACTGTGGAAGAGAGGCCGAAGCTGAGGCAG CCTTGCGCAGGCTACGGGGAAAGACGGGTGAGATTCtcaaagagctgaaagagatgAAAGACGAGGCGTCTCACACCCAGGCAGGTGTCACCATAAGGGAGTTATTTTTGAGGCGAGGCTACAGGCAGCCAATCAGAATCGTCCTCATCGTCAACCTAGGGAGCCAGCTTTCTGGGTTTAATGCG ATTATCAATTATTCTACCAAGATGTTCTCTAAATCAGGATTCGAGGAAGCAAAATACCTGACTCTAGGGGTGGGAGCTGTCAATGTGCTTTTCACGGTAGTGGCG TTTTTCTTGGTTGAGAGGGCGGGGCGCAGGAAGTTACTGATGATTGGTTTCCTGTGTTTAGCCATGTGCAACCTCCTCATGACCATCACAGACGCCATCCTG CACATTGTTCCAGAGCTGCGGAGCCTACAGGTTCTGGTCGTGTTCTTCCTAATCTCTGCCTATGAAGTGGGACCTGGCCCAATCTCCTGGTTCATCGGAGCTGAACTTTTTGACCAGTCTGCTCGGCCCATTGCAATGGCCTTCACCAGTATGCTCAACTGGGGTGGCAAATTCGTGTTGGCGCTGCTGTTCCCACCACTGCTG AAGCTGTGTGGCCCTTATGTCTACCTCCTCTTCATGAGTGTTGCCCTCTTTGCCTTCACCTTCACACTGCTCCGTGTCCCTGAAACCAAAGGACGCACCTTTGACGATATCGCAGCTGATTTTCGGGAGAGCGACGCCATCCCACTGCACAACAAGACAGGGTTTAACACGTTCCCTTGA
- the LOC136716799 gene encoding complement C1q tumor necrosis factor-related protein 3 isoform X1, with translation MKPTARILLLLLLDCLTDVQPQATKDVPACSSGQETCPANICAELRELRATMEEMKRLIQGMPKVAFSAFLYDSKTAVSQTGPFNTEITLVYKNLFTNIGNAYNPTTGIFTAPVKGVYDFSFSAFKNSGEVMGVMLYKNGKRIVIVYDNNPQDTQDSGSNRAVLQLDVGDQVLASLREQFRDILNPDSMVTSGTCSTARPEK, from the exons ATGAAGCCCACCGCTCggatcctgctgctgctgctcctggaCTGCTTGACTGATGTGCAACCCCAGGCCACCAAGGATGTCCCAGCATGCAGCAGTGGACAGGAGACTTGCCCCGCTAATATCTGTGCTGAACTGAGAGAGCTGAGAGCCACGATGGAGGAAATGAAGAGACTGATCCAAG GCATGCCGAAGGTGGCATTCTCTGCTTTCTTATATGATTCCAAAACGGCTGTGTCACAAACTGGACCCTTCAATACGGAGATCACCTTGGTCTACAAAAACCTCTTCACAAACATCGGCAACGCTTACAACCCCACTACAG GTATCTTCACAGCACCAGTGAAAGGAGTCTACGACTTTAGCTTCTCTGCATTCAAAAATAGCGGAGAAGTCATGGGTGTAATGCTGTATAAGAATGGCAAACGTATTGTGATTGTTTATGATAATAATCCTCAAGACACGCAAGACTCTGGATCCAACAGAGCCGTCCTGCAGCTGGACGTGGGAGATCAG GTTCTGGCATCTCTCCGAGAGCAGTTCAGAGACATACTAAATCCAGATTCAATGGTGACATCTGGAACCTGCTCAACTGCAAGAcctgaaaaataa
- the LOC136716799 gene encoding complement C1q tumor necrosis factor-related protein 3 isoform X3 → MKPTARILLLLLLDCLTDVQPQATKDVPACSSGQETCPANICAELRELRATMEEMKRLIQGMPKVAFSAFLYDSKTAVSQTGPFNTEITLVYKNLFTNIGNAYNPTTGIFTAPVKGVYDFSFSAFKNSGEVMGVMLYKNGKRIVIVYDNNPQDTQDSGSNRAVLQLDVGDQGIVPATLSPLISD, encoded by the exons ATGAAGCCCACCGCTCggatcctgctgctgctgctcctggaCTGCTTGACTGATGTGCAACCCCAGGCCACCAAGGATGTCCCAGCATGCAGCAGTGGACAGGAGACTTGCCCCGCTAATATCTGTGCTGAACTGAGAGAGCTGAGAGCCACGATGGAGGAAATGAAGAGACTGATCCAAG GCATGCCGAAGGTGGCATTCTCTGCTTTCTTATATGATTCCAAAACGGCTGTGTCACAAACTGGACCCTTCAATACGGAGATCACCTTGGTCTACAAAAACCTCTTCACAAACATCGGCAACGCTTACAACCCCACTACAG GTATCTTCACAGCACCAGTGAAAGGAGTCTACGACTTTAGCTTCTCTGCATTCAAAAATAGCGGAGAAGTCATGGGTGTAATGCTGTATAAGAATGGCAAACGTATTGTGATTGTTTATGATAATAATCCTCAAGACACGCAAGACTCTGGATCCAACAGAGCCGTCCTGCAGCTGGACGTGGGAGATCAG GGAATTGTCCCTGCAACTCTTTCTCCATTGATATCTGACTGA
- the LOC136716799 gene encoding complement C1q tumor necrosis factor-related protein 3 isoform X2 produces the protein MKPTARILLLLLLDCLTDVQPQATKDVPACSSGQETCPANICAELRELRATMEEMKRLIQGMPKVAFSAFLYDSKTAVSQTGPFNTEITLVYKNLFTNIGNAYNPTTGIFTAPVKGVYDFSFSAFKNSGEVMGVMLYKNGKRIVIVYDNNPQDTQDSGSNRAVLQLDVGDQVYLRLYPNAQIYDNENNFNTFTGVLLFPM, from the exons ATGAAGCCCACCGCTCggatcctgctgctgctgctcctggaCTGCTTGACTGATGTGCAACCCCAGGCCACCAAGGATGTCCCAGCATGCAGCAGTGGACAGGAGACTTGCCCCGCTAATATCTGTGCTGAACTGAGAGAGCTGAGAGCCACGATGGAGGAAATGAAGAGACTGATCCAAG GCATGCCGAAGGTGGCATTCTCTGCTTTCTTATATGATTCCAAAACGGCTGTGTCACAAACTGGACCCTTCAATACGGAGATCACCTTGGTCTACAAAAACCTCTTCACAAACATCGGCAACGCTTACAACCCCACTACAG GTATCTTCACAGCACCAGTGAAAGGAGTCTACGACTTTAGCTTCTCTGCATTCAAAAATAGCGGAGAAGTCATGGGTGTAATGCTGTATAAGAATGGCAAACGTATTGTGATTGTTTATGATAATAATCCTCAAGACACGCAAGACTCTGGATCCAACAGAGCCGTCCTGCAGCTGGACGTGGGAGATCAGGTCTACCTCCGTCTTTATCCCAACGCTCAAATTTATGATAATGAGAATAACTTCAACACATTCACCGGAGTCCTGCTCTTCCCAATGtga